One Cucumis sativus cultivar 9930 chromosome 1, Cucumber_9930_V3, whole genome shotgun sequence DNA segment encodes these proteins:
- the LOC101204748 gene encoding shewanella-like protein phosphatase 1 isoform X1 has product MASLCLNLNSFHPPSSSYQPPTLFDSSLPSSSSSLSCNTLKPIVVTGNPPTFVSAPARRIVAVGDLHGDLKQTRLALEMAGVLGSDTHNLWTGGQTVLVQLGDILDRGEDEIAILSLLRSLDVQARAQGGAVFQVNGNHETMNVEGDFRYVDSGAFDECLNFLEYMEDYRDHFEEAFLNWIQVSERWKDQRKSQNFWGPMNLVKKQKGVVARSILFRPGGRLARELARHAVVLKVNDWVFCHGGLLPHHVSYGIERMNREVSQWMKGLGESGNSSFPFLATRGYDSVVWNRLYSRDFGDLEDFESEQINSILKDTLEAVGAKAMVVGHTPQMAGVNCKYNCSIWRVDVGMSSGVLHSRPEVLEIRDDKVRVIRSKRDRFSRELQVVNYI; this is encoded by the exons ATGGCTTCACTCTGCCTCAATCTCAATTCCTTCCATCCTCCTTCTTCCTCATACCAACCTCCTACACTCTTCGATTCCTCattaccttcttcttcttcttctctcagTTGCAACACCTTAAAACCCATCGTCGTCACTGGAAATCCTCCCACTTTCGTCTCTGCTCCTGCTCGCCGAATCGTTGCTG TTGGGGATTTGCATGGAGACCTTAAACAAACTAGATTGGCGCTTGAGATGGCTGGTGTATTGGGCTCTGACACTCACAACTTGTGGACTGGTGGACAAACG GTGTTGGTTCAGCTCGGAGATATACTGGACAGAGGAGAAGATGAAATAGCTATATTGTCTTTATTGAGATCATTGGATGTCCAAGCAAGAGCACAAGGTGGTGCAGTCTTTCAG GTGAATGGGAATCACGAGACTATGAATGTGGAAGGGGATTTCAGGTATGTTGATTCTGGGGCTTTTGATGAGTGTCTGAATTTCTTGGAATACATGGAGGACTATAGGGATCACTTTGAGGAGGCTTTTCTTAATTGGATCCAAGTCTCAGAAAGGTGGAAAGATCAGAGgaaatcacaaaatttttgGGGTCCTATGAATTTGGTGAAG AAGCAAAAAGGCGTGGTTGCTAGATCAATCTTATTCAGACCCGGTGGTCGTTTGGCACGTGAGTTGGCAAGACATGCAGTTGTTCTTAAAGTTAATGACTGGGTCTTCTGTCATGGTGGTCTTCTTCCTCACCATG TTTCATATGGCATAGAGAGGATGAACCGGGAAGTATCCCAGTGGATGAAGGGCCTTGGTGAAAGTGGTAATagttcctttcctttcctcgCAACTAGGGGCTATGATAGTGTTGTATGGAACAGATTATACTCGAGAGATTTTGGAGATTTGGAAGACTTTGAGAGCGAACAG ATAAATTCAATTCTCAAAGACACATTAGAAGCAGTTGGTGCGAAGGCAATGGTAGTAGGCCACACTCCTCAAATGGCTGGAGTAAACTG CAAATACAATTGTAGCATTTGGCGAGTTGATGTTGGGATGTCTAGTGGAGTTCTTCACTCGAGACCTGAG
- the LOC101204748 gene encoding shewanella-like protein phosphatase 1 isoform X2 — MASLCLNLNSFHPPSSSYQPPTLFDSSLPSSSSSLSCNTLKPIVVTGNPPTFVSAPARRIVAVGDLHGDLKQTRLALEMAGVLGSDTHNLWTGGQTVLVQLGDILDRGEDEIAILSLLRSLDVQARAQGGAVFQVNGNHETMNVEGDFRYVDSGAFDECLNFLEYMEDYRDHFEEAFLNWIQVSERWKDQRKSQNFWGPMNLVKQKGVVARSILFRPGGRLARELARHAVVLKVNDWVFCHGGLLPHHVSYGIERMNREVSQWMKGLGESGNSSFPFLATRGYDSVVWNRLYSRDFGDLEDFESEQINSILKDTLEAVGAKAMVVGHTPQMAGVNCKYNCSIWRVDVGMSSGVLHSRPEVLEIRDDKVRVIRSKRDRFSRELQVVNYI, encoded by the exons ATGGCTTCACTCTGCCTCAATCTCAATTCCTTCCATCCTCCTTCTTCCTCATACCAACCTCCTACACTCTTCGATTCCTCattaccttcttcttcttcttctctcagTTGCAACACCTTAAAACCCATCGTCGTCACTGGAAATCCTCCCACTTTCGTCTCTGCTCCTGCTCGCCGAATCGTTGCTG TTGGGGATTTGCATGGAGACCTTAAACAAACTAGATTGGCGCTTGAGATGGCTGGTGTATTGGGCTCTGACACTCACAACTTGTGGACTGGTGGACAAACG GTGTTGGTTCAGCTCGGAGATATACTGGACAGAGGAGAAGATGAAATAGCTATATTGTCTTTATTGAGATCATTGGATGTCCAAGCAAGAGCACAAGGTGGTGCAGTCTTTCAG GTGAATGGGAATCACGAGACTATGAATGTGGAAGGGGATTTCAGGTATGTTGATTCTGGGGCTTTTGATGAGTGTCTGAATTTCTTGGAATACATGGAGGACTATAGGGATCACTTTGAGGAGGCTTTTCTTAATTGGATCCAAGTCTCAGAAAGGTGGAAAGATCAGAGgaaatcacaaaatttttgGGGTCCTATGAATTTGGTGAAG CAAAAAGGCGTGGTTGCTAGATCAATCTTATTCAGACCCGGTGGTCGTTTGGCACGTGAGTTGGCAAGACATGCAGTTGTTCTTAAAGTTAATGACTGGGTCTTCTGTCATGGTGGTCTTCTTCCTCACCATG TTTCATATGGCATAGAGAGGATGAACCGGGAAGTATCCCAGTGGATGAAGGGCCTTGGTGAAAGTGGTAATagttcctttcctttcctcgCAACTAGGGGCTATGATAGTGTTGTATGGAACAGATTATACTCGAGAGATTTTGGAGATTTGGAAGACTTTGAGAGCGAACAG ATAAATTCAATTCTCAAAGACACATTAGAAGCAGTTGGTGCGAAGGCAATGGTAGTAGGCCACACTCCTCAAATGGCTGGAGTAAACTG CAAATACAATTGTAGCATTTGGCGAGTTGATGTTGGGATGTCTAGTGGAGTTCTTCACTCGAGACCTGAG